The stretch of DNA GGAAGAAGCGCTGGAGCTTGCTAAACGTTTCCATAACATTGGCTACAAACTGCTCGCCACTCACGGCACCGCCCAATTTCTGAATGAAGCCGGTGTGCCGGCAGAAACAGTGGCGAAAATTGGCGCCAAGGGGCCTGATATGCTGGATATAATCCGCTCGGGACAAGCGCAGTTTGTGATTAATACATTGACCAAAGGAAAACAGCCAGCGCGTGATGGTTTCCGCATCCGCCGCGAAGCCGTGGAGAACGGCATTCCTTGTCTCACGTCATTAGATACAGCAGAAGCGATTCTTCTTGTGCTGGAGTCTATGATTTTTTCAGCAGAAGCCATGCCTCAGGCGGAATCTGCTCCCGGGGTAGAGGCGGTGCTGTCATGATAAAGCAGGAGTGGATGACAGTTTCTTCCCAGCGAAGAATTGCCGAAAATATTTATGAGCTTACCTTGCAAGGTGAGCTTGTCCAAGAGATGAACGAGCCGGGACGGTTCGTTCATCTCAAAGCAAATAGCCAAATGCTACCGCTCTTAAGACGGCCGATCAGTATCGCCAGCATTGATCGCCGCGGGGAGACCTTCACGATGATTTACCGGGCGGAAGGGGAAGGAACAAAGATGCTGACAAAGAAAAAACCAGGGGACCGTGTGGATGTCCTCGGCCCTCTTGGAAATGGTTTTCCGGTAGAAGCGGCTGCAGAAGGGGAGACAGCTTTATTAATCGGTGGGGGCATTGGTGTTCCTCCTTTATATGAACTGTCCAAGCGTTTGAACAGCCGCGGAGTGAAAACGATCCATGTGCTCGGTTTTCAGAACGAGACGGCCGCCTTTTACATCGATGAATTTGCTGCGCTGGGTGAAACGCATGTGGCGACTGTCGACGGCAGTTTAGGAACGAAAGGATTCGTTACGGATGTGCTTGATCAGCATGGAATGCAAGCGGATATATTATACTCATGCGGTCCAACCCCGATGCTCAAAGCAGTGGAGAGACTGCAATTGACGGCAAAAGGTTTTATCTCTCTCGAGCAGCGCATGGGCTGTGGCATCGGTGCGTGTTTTGCCTGCGTCTGCCATACCCAAAATGATCCAAACGGTTTTCAATATCGCAAAGTGTGCAGTGACGGCCCTGTATTTCCAATAGGGGAGGTGGCGTTATGAGCAGGCTGAATGTGCAGCTCCCGGGACTTAATTTGAAAAACCCTGTCATGCCGGCTTCCGGATGTTTTGGCTTTGGCCGTGAATACAGCCAGTTTTATGACTTAAGTGAGCTGGGGGCGATCATGATCAAGGCGACAACTGAAGAGCCACGCTTTGGCAATCCAACCCCCAGAGTAGCAGAAACACCTGGAGGAATGTTAAATGCCATCGGCTTGCAAAACCCGGGTTTAGAAAAAGTAATCGAGAACGAACTATCATGGCTATCTCAATTTGATGTGCCGATTATTGCCAATGTGGCCGGTTCTCAAGTGGAAGATTATGTGCAAGTGGCCAAGCATATTTCAACTGCGGAAAATGTTTGTGCACTGGAGCTGAATATTTCTTGCCCGAATGTGAAAACGGGAGGGATCGCTTTTGGAACGGTTCCCGAAACAGCTAAAGAGTTGACGAAAAGAGTGAAAGAAGTATCGGAAGTGCCGGTGTATGTTAAGCTTTCTCCCAATGTGACAAATATTGTGGATATGGCTAAAGCAGTAGAGGATGGCGGCGCGGATGGGATAACGATGATTAATACATTGATTGGCATGCGCATGAATATCAAAACCGGGAAGCCGATATTGGCGAATCAGACAGGCGGCTTGTCAGGTCCGGCTATTAAACCAGTGGCGATTCGCATGATTTATGAAGTGAGCCAGCAAACTAAGCTGCCGATTATCGGCATGGGAGGAATTTCTACAGCGGAGGATATCGTCGAATTTTTCTTGGCAGGAGCAGACGCAGTAGCGGTTGGGACAGCCAACTTTGTCGACCCGCTCATTTGCCCGAAGCTGATTCAGCAGTTGGATGATTATTTGCAGCGGGAGAAGATTGGGCATATTAGCGAGCTGGTGGGAAGGAGCTGGAGTGAACATGGAAAAAGAGCCTATCATTGCACTTGATTTTCCAACATGGGAGGAGACGGAGGCTTTCTTACAGCCTTTTCAGAAGGAGTCCTTATTTGTCAAAGTCGGAATGGAGCTCTATTTACAAAACGGACCGGCCATTATTGAAAAAATAAAGGCGAAGAATCACCGGATTTTTTTAGATTTAAAGCTTCATGATATTCCAAATACGGTGAAGCAGTCCATGAAAGGTCTGGCTAGGCTTGATGTGGATATGATCAATGTTCATGCGGCAGGAGGCCAGAACATGATGGCGGCTGCACGCGAAGGGCTAGAGCAAGGAACAGCTAAAGGAAAGCGTCCGATTCTCCTGGCCGTGACTCAGCTGACGTCTGCTTCAGAAGATCAAATGAAAAGAGAACAGCTCATCTCCGTTTCTTTAGAGGAATCGGTGCTTCATTATGCTCAATTATCAAAAGAAGCGGGCTGTGACGGAGTGGTTTGCTCTGTTTATGAAGCGGCGGCCATCAGTGAAAAATGCGGAAGTCACTTTATGAAGGTCACGCCGGGAATCCGAATGAAAGAGGATCAAGCCAATGACCAGCAGCGGGTAGCCGATCCAAAGCTTGCAAAGGATCGGGGGTCCACGATGATCGTAGTGGGGCGTTCCATTACGAAAGCGGAGCGGCCGCTATTAGCCTATCAAAAAGTAAAGCAGCTATGGGGAGGAATGTCGCATGTTAAATAAACAAATCGCAGAGAAATTATTAGAAATTCAAGCCGTCTTCCTGCAGCCGGATCAGCCTTTCACTTGGTCTTCCGGCATGAAATCACCCATTTATTGTGATAATCGTTTAACGCTATCTTATCCGACCGTAAGAAAGATGATTGCCAAAGGTCTGGTTTCCTTAATTCGGGAGCATTATCCGGACGCGGAGCTCATTGCCGGAACGGCGACGGCCGGCATTCCTCATGCGGCTTGGGTAAGCGAGTTAATGGACTTGCCGATGTGCTATGTCCGCTCAAAAGCAAAAGGGCACGGAAAAGGAAATCAAATTGAAGGGAAAGCGGAACCGGGGATGAAGGCGGTTGTGGTGGAAGATCTCATATCAACGGGAGGGAGCGCGGTAACAGCTGCGGAAGCTCTTCGCGCGGCCGGCTGCGATGTGCTGGGAATCGTCTCGATTTTTACCTATGAGCTGGCTGCCGGCAAAGAGAAATTAGCGGAGGCCGGCATTTCATCCTATAGCCTGAGCGATTATTCTACGCTGATTGAGGTGGCTGCCGAGAAACAATATGTAAAAGCGAGCGATTTGGAAACGCTCCGAACATGGCAAAAGCATCCTGAAGCGTGGAGATCATGAAAAGCGGACCAGGAGTTCCCCTTTTTCCTTAAAAAATAAGCAGCAGAAGTAAAACGGTCCGTTTTTCGTCTGCTGCTTGATTCAGTTTACTTCTGTTCTTTCATCTTTAATACCAAGTCTTCGTCGGGTGTGACATACACGGTTTGCTGATGGTCGTATAGAACGAATCCGGGCTTGGTCCCATTAGGTTTTTTGACATGGCGCACTTTGGTAAAGTCCACAGGAACGGAGCTGGATGATTTAGCTTTGCTAAAGTAAGCGGCGAGATTCGCGGCTTCAAGAATGGTTTTTTCCGCCGGTGCTTCATGCCGGATGACGACGTGCGACCCGGGAATATCTTTCGTATGCAGCCAGATTTCATCACGGCGGGCATATTTATTGGTTAAATAATCATTTTGTTTATTGTTTTTTCCAACAACGATGAGCGTGCCGTCGCTGGCCTTATACGTTTCGAGCTCGGGTTTTTGATGTGCAGGCTTTTTCTTTTTCGCTGCTTTCTGCTTCATATATCCTTCTTCCGCCATTTCTTCCCGAATTTCCTCAATGTCCTTCGGAGAAGCAGATTCAATTTGCTGCAAGAGATTATCAAAGTACAGGATTTCTTCTTTCGTTTTGGCGATTTGCTCCTGAACGATTTTCGCCGCATTTTTGGCTTTTTGATACTTTGAGAAGTACTTTTGGGCATTCTCAGCAGGCGTTTTTCTCGGATCGAGGGAAATGGTGATTTTGCCGCCGGCTTCATCGTAATAATTCACGACTTCAATTTCGTTCATTCCTTTTTCCACCGCATATAAGTTGGCTGTCAGCAGTTCTCCTGCCAGCTGGTAGCGTTCAGCTTTCTCCGCATCCTTAAGTGTACGCTCGAGCTTAAGCAGCTTCGTTTCATTTTTTTCTTTTTCATTTTTTATGAATCTTTCAAGATCGTTGGCCTGCTGCTTGACGCGGTCGCGAGCCGCTTTGCCGACATAAAAGCGGTCCAGCATCTCGCTCAGTGTGGAAAATGTTTTTCTTTCGCCATAAAGATGGCGCAGCTCCTTTAAATAAAAAAAGGATTTAGACTCATGTTCAATGATGACGGGTTCATACTGATGATGCTTAATCGGCTCCAGCTCCCTTATAAATGCAGCGGGGAGGGTCTTTCGATTGGCCAATCCGCAAGCATGAACGATTTCTTTCGCTATCAGAGGAGAAAGGCCGGCAAAATGAGAAACGAGCTGCCGATCCAAACGGCCGCTGTTAAAATCAATTTGCCGCAAAATTTCTTCCTGATCAGCTTCCAATGGATTGAGTTTATTTTGTGCAGGCGGAAAGACATATTCGCATCCCGGCAAAATGGAGCGATAGCTGTTTACAGCTGAAGAGACGTGTTTAATGCTGTCAATGATGGTCCCCTTCTGCTGGTCGACCAGCACAATATTGCTGTGCCGTCCCATAATCTCGACGAACAGCTGTTTATGCGCCACATCGCCGATTTCATTTTTCCCCTTAAATTGGAAGATGAGCAGCCGATCGAGATCCGCTTGCTGAATATCCTCCAAAACAGCCCCTTCTAAATGCTTTCTCATCATCATGCAAAAAAGCGGCGGTTCTTGCGGATTTTCATATAATTCATGTGTCAGCTGCACTCTGGCATAGCTGGAATGAGCAGACAACAGCAGTTTATGGTTCTTTCCTTTGGCGCGGATGACTAGAACGGTTTCGTTTTTGTAGGGCTGGTGAATTTTATTCACGCGGCCCCCCTTTAGCCGCTCCAGTAATTCTTTTCTCATGGCTCTTGTAAATAAACCGTCAAATGACATAGGCTGTCTTCCTTTTCTTTACAATTAATTTTCTTCTTTAGATCTTTATTCAAATCATATCATGTTTTTGCTTGCGGCTGAATAATCTTGCTATGAGAAGGACAAGTTTGTTCGCTAAAGGGAGTGAGTACATGAATTTTCATCAGCTGAAACACGAGGAA from Bacillus xiapuensis encodes:
- a CDS encoding dihydroorotate dehydrogenase electron transfer subunit, which codes for MIKQEWMTVSSQRRIAENIYELTLQGELVQEMNEPGRFVHLKANSQMLPLLRRPISIASIDRRGETFTMIYRAEGEGTKMLTKKKPGDRVDVLGPLGNGFPVEAAAEGETALLIGGGIGVPPLYELSKRLNSRGVKTIHVLGFQNETAAFYIDEFAALGETHVATVDGSLGTKGFVTDVLDQHGMQADILYSCGPTPMLKAVERLQLTAKGFISLEQRMGCGIGACFACVCHTQNDPNGFQYRKVCSDGPVFPIGEVAL
- the pyrE gene encoding orotate phosphoribosyltransferase; its protein translation is MLNKQIAEKLLEIQAVFLQPDQPFTWSSGMKSPIYCDNRLTLSYPTVRKMIAKGLVSLIREHYPDAELIAGTATAGIPHAAWVSELMDLPMCYVRSKAKGHGKGNQIEGKAEPGMKAVVVEDLISTGGSAVTAAEALRAAGCDVLGIVSIFTYELAAGKEKLAEAGISSYSLSDYSTLIEVAAEKQYVKASDLETLRTWQKHPEAWRS
- a CDS encoding Rqc2 family fibronectin-binding protein, which codes for MSFDGLFTRAMRKELLERLKGGRVNKIHQPYKNETVLVIRAKGKNHKLLLSAHSSYARVQLTHELYENPQEPPLFCMMMRKHLEGAVLEDIQQADLDRLLIFQFKGKNEIGDVAHKQLFVEIMGRHSNIVLVDQQKGTIIDSIKHVSSAVNSYRSILPGCEYVFPPAQNKLNPLEADQEEILRQIDFNSGRLDRQLVSHFAGLSPLIAKEIVHACGLANRKTLPAAFIRELEPIKHHQYEPVIIEHESKSFFYLKELRHLYGERKTFSTLSEMLDRFYVGKAARDRVKQQANDLERFIKNEKEKNETKLLKLERTLKDAEKAERYQLAGELLTANLYAVEKGMNEIEVVNYYDEAGGKITISLDPRKTPAENAQKYFSKYQKAKNAAKIVQEQIAKTKEEILYFDNLLQQIESASPKDIEEIREEMAEEGYMKQKAAKKKKPAHQKPELETYKASDGTLIVVGKNNKQNDYLTNKYARRDEIWLHTKDIPGSHVVIRHEAPAEKTILEAANLAAYFSKAKSSSSVPVDFTKVRHVKKPNGTKPGFVLYDHQQTVYVTPDEDLVLKMKEQK
- the pyrF gene encoding orotidine-5'-phosphate decarboxylase, encoding MEKEPIIALDFPTWEETEAFLQPFQKESLFVKVGMELYLQNGPAIIEKIKAKNHRIFLDLKLHDIPNTVKQSMKGLARLDVDMINVHAAGGQNMMAAAREGLEQGTAKGKRPILLAVTQLTSASEDQMKREQLISVSLEESVLHYAQLSKEAGCDGVVCSVYEAAAISEKCGSHFMKVTPGIRMKEDQANDQQRVADPKLAKDRGSTMIVVGRSITKAERPLLAYQKVKQLWGGMSHVK
- a CDS encoding dihydroorotate dehydrogenase; translation: MSRLNVQLPGLNLKNPVMPASGCFGFGREYSQFYDLSELGAIMIKATTEEPRFGNPTPRVAETPGGMLNAIGLQNPGLEKVIENELSWLSQFDVPIIANVAGSQVEDYVQVAKHISTAENVCALELNISCPNVKTGGIAFGTVPETAKELTKRVKEVSEVPVYVKLSPNVTNIVDMAKAVEDGGADGITMINTLIGMRMNIKTGKPILANQTGGLSGPAIKPVAIRMIYEVSQQTKLPIIGMGGISTAEDIVEFFLAGADAVAVGTANFVDPLICPKLIQQLDDYLQREKIGHISELVGRSWSEHGKRAYHCT